In Emys orbicularis isolate rEmyOrb1 chromosome 12, rEmyOrb1.hap1, whole genome shotgun sequence, one genomic interval encodes:
- the LOC135887016 gene encoding olfactory receptor 10AG1-like, producing MVTGNHTTTPGFILLGYSNLTNLQSLLFVVFLVIYMVILLGNGVIVLVTVLDSALHTPMYFFLRNLSFVEICYTSVTLPKMVANCLAEDGSISFTDCAAQMYFLLLLGGTECFLLAAMAYDRYMAICNPLHYTLIVNREHCARMVARSWLVNIPVHFGQTYFVFSLPICGSREINHFYCDIPPLLELSCMDTYRNKIAVFMAVLLFIITPFILIVISYIKLASTILKMPSAEGRHKAFSTCSSHLTVVTLYYCAGMIVYLRPKSRNSEDTENLLFLFYTIVTPMFSPFIHNLRNKEVKVALRKLVDKK from the coding sequence ATGGTGACTGGAAATCACACCACAACACCTGGCTTCATCCTCTTGGGATACTCCAACCTCACGAACCTGCAGAGTTTGCTCTTCGTGGTCTTCTTAGTCATCTACATGGTGATCCTGCTAGGGAATGGTGTCATTGTCTTGGTCACAGTGTTGGACTCTGCCCTgcacacccccatgtatttcttcctcaggAACTTGTCCTTTGTGGAGATCTGCTACACCTCAGTCACCCTGCCCAAGATGGTGGCCAATTGCCTGGCAGAGGATGGAAGTATCTCATTCACCGACTGTGCTGCCCAGATGTATTTCTTACTTTTATTAGGTGGCACAGAGTGTTTCCTTCTGGCGGCCATGGCCTATGACCGTTACATGGCCATATGTAACCCCCTGCATTACACACTTATTGTCAACAGGGAGCATTGTGCTAGGATGGTAGCCAGGTCCTGGCTTGTCAACATCCCGGTTCATTTTGGGCAGAcatattttgtgttttctttgccCATCTGTGGGTCTCGTGAAATTAACCATTTCTACTGTGATATCCCCCCTCTGCTGGAGCTGTCCTGCATGGACACCTACAGGAATAAAATTGCTGTGTTTATGGCAGTTCTGCTATTCATAATCACCCCTTTTATCTTAATTGTTATCTCTTATATTAAACTCGCCAGCACGATTCTGAAGATGCCTTCAGCCGAGGGCAGACACaaggccttctccacctgctcctcacaCCTCACTGTGGTGACTCTATACTATTGTGCTGGAATGATAGTGTATTTGAGACCCAAGTCAAGGAACTCAGAGGACACTGAAAATCTGCTCTTTTTGTTTTATACCATTGTGACTCCGATGTTCAGCCCCTTCATACATAATCTGAGGAACAAGGAAGTGAAAGTCGCCCTAAGGAAATTAGTAGATAAAAAATGA